cttattttttattggtatttaaCTCCACATGGTTTGCTGTCTCTCCTTGCCTCTAACCTAGACAACCACCACCCTCTATGCCCCACAAATAAAGATGACAACAACAACTTCTATTGTACAGTTTGCTGTTCACTTAGTCGTTTTCCCTCTCTTCCATGATATGCATTATCTTCAGCTCAATTTGATTGCAGATTATACACATGTAACACGTACGAACAGATGCATGGTGTGTTCATGAACATGCCCAAACACATGCATGTATGTTCCATGTAAGGTTTTGAAGCAACATGATCTGACTCTGGTaccttatgttttgttttgccaTATTCCAGTTGGGGATCTTAACCATCTCATTTCTGCCACCATGAGTGGTGTCACATGCTGCCTTCGCTTCCCAGGACAGCTGAACTCTGACCTACGAAAGCTCGCAGTTAACCTTATCCCATTCCCTCGTCTTCATTTCTTCATGGTTGGATTTGCACCCTTGACATCAAGAGGATCACAGCAGTACCGTGCTCTGACTGTGCCTGAACTAACCCAGCAAATGTGGGATGCCAAGAACATGATGTGTGCTGCTGACCCACGTCATGGCCGTTATCTAACTGCTTCAGCCATGTTCCGTGGTAAGATGAGCACTAAAGAGGTCGATGAACAAATGATAAATGTCCAGAACAAGAACTCTTCATACTTTGTTGAGTGGATTCCCAACAATGTCAAGTCCAGTGTCTGTGACATCCCACCGAAGGGTCTGAAGATGGCATCCACTTTCATAGGGAATTCAACCTCAATCCAGGAGATGTTCAGGCGTGTCAGTGAACAATTCACAGCTATGTTCAGGCGCAAGGCTTTCTTGCACTGGTACACTGGCGAGGGAATGGATGAGATGGAATTTACCGAGGCTGAGAGTAACATGAACGATCTGGTTGCTGAGTATCAGCAATACCAGGATGCAACTATCGATGAAGAGGAGtacgaggaggaggaggaagaggaacaTGATACTTAAGATAGCTTGAAATTCTTTTCACTATGTCTGAAGTATGTATTTCCCTGGCTCTATTTAAGTGAGTGATGTGTTTCTCATTTGGGGGTCAAGCTAGATTGACTTGCTGATGTATGGGTTGTGGTTCCTTGTATTGAAGATGGGATTTCGTGACTccttttgcttttaaatttgaatGATGGATGTCTTGTATTTAGTAGACGAGTGTTTGGTCATCTATCACTTCAAACTTGTAGCATTTTTCCTTGGATTAATTTGTGTGATAGGCATGGTTTTATTAGCAAGGCAGGTTCTCGTGGCATTATAAATGCCATTAGTGTTGCAAGGTGggaattgtaatttatttttcctattcGAGTGTATAtctttagtttttctatttgaatGTTCGTATCCTTTAAAACTTGCAATGAGtgcttttaattttgaaatctaaCAAATATCAACTTCGAtcatatttgatcaaattaattaaaattaaaaattactacAACAAAACAacttaacaatttatttatattaaagaacaccaattttttttttttttttaaataatcgtGGAGACCATAACCGACTAGATAAGATAATGAaatggaaacaaaataaataaaaaatatagggtTTTGATGAAGTATAGCATGGACAACCAGAtgccaaccaaaaaaaaaaaaattacccaagACAAGGCTGGTAGATTACAGCATGCACCAAGAGTCGTAAGAACAAGGAAATGCCAATGAGTTGTTCCTTGCTTATGGATACatggaataattttattttcttgcaatattttttattacatactCGTGGAAGTAACACTAACCATGCATGAACAAGGAAAATTCAGAATTTAACTGTGGAACTGTGCTCTAAGTTTCTCAACAATGGACTTGTCGACATTATAAGCCTTGGCTAGAACATCATCACCAATGGGTGGATTGGTTCCAAATATATTGCTAGGAATAGCAATAAAACCAGGGTTCTGGCTGTTCAAAGAAGCAATAGCCGCAGCAGTTCCGTTGCCCGCATTACTCAAGAAATGAGCAAGTCCTATGGGAAAAACGAAGACATCTCCCTGCTCAAGGACCTTGGAAAAGAGCCTGTTTTCCGGTGAAGAGGACACAAACCCGACAAGGAGGCTGCCTTCCAAGACGGTAAGAATCTCACTTGCACGAGGGTGAATGTGAGGAGTGACGAGACCACCATGTGCGAAGTCAAAGCGAATGAGTGTGAGCCCAAGGGTGTTTAGGCCTGGTATTTGGGCGACAGAAGCTGAGGTTACAGAGGAGCCGGAGGGGTTTGATGTGTTGCCGGGAACATGGAAGCCTCCGGAGAAAAAATTATCAGGCTTTACCAGCTTCGGATCCAGGCAAGCTAGGCCATAATCACAAAAGAATATGTTAGTGGGAGCACTCACTAGACTCCAAAATGATCATTCATGAGAATTACTTTCCCATGGCTTCCTACAAAATCCctattttat
This is a stretch of genomic DNA from Populus alba chromosome 11, ASM523922v2, whole genome shotgun sequence. It encodes these proteins:
- the LOC118029493 gene encoding putative germin-like protein 2-2, which encodes MASQILVIVSFLAISCSLAAAGIEPGPLQDFCVADPTSSACLDPKLVKPDNFFSGGFHVPGNTSNPSGSSVTSASVAQIPGLNTLGLTLIRFDFAHGGLVTPHIHPRASEILTVLEGSLLVGFVSSSPENRLFSKVLEQGDVFVFPIGLAHFLSNAGNGTAAAIASLNSQNPGFIAIPSNIFGTNPPIGDDVLAKAYNVDKSIVEKLRAQFHS
- the LOC118029491 gene encoding tubulin beta-7 chain, whose protein sequence is MREILHIQGGQCGNQIGAKFWEVICDEHGIDQTGRYSGDSDLQLERINVYYNEASGGRYVPRAVLMDLEPGTMDSVRSGPYGQIFRPDNFVFGQSGAGNNWAKGHYTEGAELIDSVLDVVRKEAENCDCLQGFQVCHSLGGGTGSGMGTLLISKIREEYPDRMMLTFSVFPSPKVSDTVVEPYNATLSVHQLVENADECMVLDNEALYDICFRTLKLATPTFGDLNHLISATMSGVTCCLRFPGQLNSDLRKLAVNLIPFPRLHFFMVGFAPLTSRGSQQYRALTVPELTQQMWDAKNMMCAADPRHGRYLTASAMFRGKMSTKEVDEQMINVQNKNSSYFVEWIPNNVKSSVCDIPPKGLKMASTFIGNSTSIQEMFRRVSEQFTAMFRRKAFLHWYTGEGMDEMEFTEAESNMNDLVAEYQQYQDATIDEEEYEEEEEEEHDT